From one Trueperella pyogenes genomic stretch:
- a CDS encoding MFS transporter → MAGRGYLVWQYFLLVPLFLTLAILIGWVSAYLFAHIAVGVVFSGLFSLFISFYLIQSAVESNVWTRFDWSAFTQLLAAIVLIAGGILACRRVKQTRIAAPLAWGSLFAVVAYVWLSGYANLQTLPRTADIQPSCAESGPDTVCVWPEDAYKLPTLTRYAARARSLDSALGTKATPALFAEPHIPQVMTNLDRDGYYQGSRRFYQIHPFGAEPSNWAGARGFVFTDFLICDESARQLPEAERTANTFIILDLLTSWIYGDIAYSGYSSESSQNDAQAIGHRLAKLSPDDQLTQLSHITDHFIRTCEVSND, encoded by the coding sequence ATGGCCGGCAGAGGATACCTTGTCTGGCAATACTTCCTTCTCGTCCCGTTATTCCTCACCCTTGCCATCCTCATCGGTTGGGTTAGTGCCTACCTATTTGCTCATATTGCCGTTGGCGTCGTCTTTTCGGGCCTATTTTCCCTTTTCATCTCCTTCTACCTCATTCAAAGCGCTGTTGAGTCGAACGTCTGGACCCGATTCGACTGGTCCGCCTTCACTCAACTGCTTGCTGCCATCGTGCTCATCGCCGGAGGAATCCTCGCGTGCCGCCGGGTGAAGCAGACAAGAATCGCCGCTCCCCTCGCTTGGGGATCTCTATTCGCCGTCGTCGCATATGTATGGCTAAGTGGTTACGCGAACCTACAGACTCTTCCTCGAACCGCAGACATCCAGCCCTCCTGCGCCGAGAGTGGACCAGATACCGTGTGCGTGTGGCCTGAGGACGCTTACAAATTACCCACACTCACTCGGTACGCAGCCCGTGCCCGTAGTCTTGATAGCGCTCTCGGTACCAAAGCCACTCCTGCCCTTTTTGCCGAGCCGCATATCCCACAGGTTATGACGAATCTTGACCGCGACGGCTACTACCAAGGAAGTCGACGTTTCTATCAAATTCATCCCTTCGGCGCCGAACCGAGTAACTGGGCGGGCGCTCGCGGGTTCGTTTTTACCGATTTCCTCATATGCGACGAGTCCGCGCGCCAGCTACCCGAGGCAGAAAGAACGGCGAACACTTTCATCATCTTGGATCTCCTCACCAGTTGGATTTATGGAGATATCGCCTATAGCGGATACTCGAGTGAAAGTAGCCAAAACGATGCACAAGCCATTGGCCACCGATTAGCCAAGCTCTCCCCCGATGACCAGCTCACGCAGCTGTCGCACATTACCGACCACTTTATTCGTACCTGCGAGGTATCCAATGACTAG
- a CDS encoding ATP-binding cassette domain-containing protein: MTSYPMSINASNLSQGYGRAEVLHNLSFSLEGPGIVGLLGPNGAGKSTLIKTLITQYAPRSGDLHVLGTDVHDKKAVRTLRQQLGYLPQNHQADKSFTAYEFISYALWMREYDSALIAAATTDALAKVGLEQDAHTKLSKFSGGMYQRAGIAAAIAGEPSIIVLDEPTSGLDPQQRTQFRQVLRSLTDSLCILSTHLVEDVHVLADTLLVLNDGIVTYCGPTQFPESASIEDLEAHYAALLG, translated from the coding sequence ATGACTAGCTACCCGATGTCAATTAATGCCAGCAATCTTAGCCAAGGATACGGGCGAGCGGAAGTTCTACATAACCTATCTTTTTCTCTCGAAGGCCCCGGAATAGTTGGGTTACTTGGACCGAACGGGGCGGGAAAATCTACGCTGATCAAGACGCTCATCACCCAATACGCACCCCGCAGCGGAGATTTGCACGTACTAGGCACAGACGTGCACGACAAGAAAGCCGTACGCACACTACGCCAACAGCTTGGCTACTTGCCACAAAATCATCAAGCCGATAAGTCGTTCACTGCCTACGAATTCATCTCCTACGCCCTCTGGATGCGCGAATACGATAGTGCACTCATTGCCGCTGCCACGACCGACGCACTCGCAAAAGTAGGACTTGAACAAGACGCCCACACAAAGCTTTCCAAGTTCTCGGGCGGGATGTATCAGCGCGCCGGAATTGCGGCCGCAATTGCGGGTGAGCCTTCAATCATCGTTCTCGATGAACCCACATCCGGGCTCGATCCCCAACAGCGTACTCAGTTTCGTCAGGTGTTAAGATCGCTCACCGATTCCCTGTGCATACTCAGCACACATTTGGTGGAAGATGTGCATGTGCTAGCTGATACCCTCCTCGTCTTAAACGACGGTATCGTCACCTATTGTGGGCCTACGCAGTTCCCCGAATCGGCGTCGATCGAAGACCTGGAAGCACACTATGCGGCACTCTTGGGATAG